TGCCGCCGCCGGCGCGCTCGAACTCGACGAACTGGCGCGACTGCAGATCCTCGAGCAGCGGCATGGCGCCCATGCCGCCGCCGAAGCCCGGCGGCAGCCCGTCGAGATCGATCACGGCGCCGGTCTCGAGCTGCTTGCCGGCGACGCGCCAGAGCGCGCGCAGCAGCTCGCGCCCCTGGTTGTAGTCGCCCGACAGCTCGCGCTTGATGCGCTCGGGCGTCGCGAGGAGCCTGACGGACACCCGCGACATGGACTCGTTCTCGCTCCGCAGCGCCTCGCCCTGCGACAGCACGCGGAGCGCGCTCTCCACCTCGCGCGCGCTCACCTTCCCCGGCAGCGCGAGCGCGATGTCCTGCGGCCCCGCGGTGACGAGGCCCGCGCGGTCGGCGTCGCGCTGCAGCCGGCCGTAGACCTGCTCGACCAGCGTCCGCTCCGGGTACGAGCCCTTGATGAAGAACTCGTGCGTGAAGCGGTCGGGGAACGAGTGCAGCAGGAACACCTCGGACGGATTGCCGTCGCGTCCGGCGCGTCCGGCCTCCTGATAGTACGCCTCCAGCGAGCCGGGCATCGCGTGGTGCACGACGAGGCGCACGTTCGGCTTGTCGATGCCCATGCCGAACGCGTTCGTCGCCACGATCGCGCGCACGTCCTCGTTCATGAACGCGTCCTGCACCTCGTGGCGGTGCGCGTCGTCGAGACCCGCGTGGTACGCGACGCTCGCCACCTTCGCGCGCTGCAACGTGGCCTGCACGCGCTCCACCGACTTGCGCGTGGCGGCGTAGACGATCGCCTGCCCGGGATTGCGGTCGAGCACCTGCACGAGGCCCGCGTCCTTCTCGGCGTCGTTCTTCACCGCGAGCACGTGATAGTGCAGGTTGCGCCGGTCGAAGCCCGTGACGATGCGCTCGGGATCGCGCAGGTGCAGCTGCAGCGCGATGTCGTCGCGCACCTCGGGCGTCGCCGTCGCGGTGAGCGCGATCGTGACGGGATCGCCGAGCCGCTCGCGCACGGAGCGCATGCGCAGATAGCTCGGCCGGAAGTCGTGCCCCCACTCGCTGATGCAGTGCGCTTCGTCGACGGCGAGCAGCGAGACGCCCATCTCGCGCAGGCGGTCCGCGGTGTTGCCGAAGTCGAACCGCTCGGGGGCGACGTAGAGCAGCTTGAGGTCACCACGCGCGGCACGTTGGAATCGCTCGTTCGCCTGCGACGACGTGAGCGTGCTGTTCACGAACGCCGCCGGCAGGCCGCGCGCGGTGAGCGCGTCGACCTGGTCCTTCATGAGCGAGATCAGCGGCGAGACGACGACGGTGAGGCCCGGCAGCAGCAGCGCCGGCACCTGATAGCAGAGCGACTTGCCGCCGCCCGTTGGCATGATGACGAGCGTGTCGCGGCCGGCGAACACGGCCTCGATCGCGCGCTCCTGTCCGAGTCGGAAGCTCTCGTAGCCGAAGCTGCGGCGCAGGACGCGGCGCGCGTCGGCGAGGGTGGGCGTGGTCACGGCGAGCGTCTCCATGACGCACACGATACGCCGACGGCCGCCGGCGCGCGCATCATTCCGACGCGGACGTGCACCGCGCGCCGCACGCGAGCCACCTCAGACCGCGCGCGCGAAGTGTCCGCGCGTGAACTCGCCGCCGAGGGCTGCCCGCACCGCCGCCGTGTCCGGCCGCGTGCCGGCGTCGAGCGCGTCGAGCGCCGCGCGGAAACCGGCGACGATGTCGCGCACGGGATCGCCGGCGACGTTGAACACGAGCTGGTAGCCGCGCAGCCCGGCGCGCCACAGGCGCGGCAGATACTCCGAGCCGTCGACCGGCCGCGAGTGGAGCAGCCGGTTGCGGCACGCGTAGTCGGTGGCGACGGGGAACGTGTAGCCCGCCGGATCGGTGAGCTCGACGTTCGTGTGGTGCTTCACGCAGAGGTCGCGGCACGTCGTCGCGACGCGGTCGTGCGCGGCCGACAGCACGCAGTGTTCGATGGTCATCCCCTCGGGGCGCCCGTAGACGAACACGTCGAACCGCTCGCCGTCCCACGGCGCCGCGAGCTGTGCCATCTCGTCGCCGGTGAGCTCGACCGAGAGCGTGACGCGGCGCGCGCCCAGCCGGAACAGCTCCGCGGCGGTGTGCTGGTTGAAGCAGTTCACCGCGTAGTCGGCGACGACGTCGCGCCCACCGCCCCCGAGCTCGGCGACGAGGCCGAGGTGGCCGGAGAGCACGGGCAGGTCGAGCGCGAGCCACTTGTCGAGCAGCCTGCGCTCCTCGGGGCGGACGATCGTCGGCGTGCGGAGGCGGAGGGCGATCCCCCGCGCGCGCAGCTCGTCGGCGAGCGCGCGGACGCGCGTCACCGGCGGCATGGGGTGGCGGAGGAACGGATCGAGCACGATCTCGGTCGCGCCGCCGGCCGCAGCCTCACGAGCCTGGTCTACGGTGTAGGCGACGGCGCGGAGGTCGAACGAGCGCGGAACGGCGACGCTCTCGACGGCGATCGGCTCCGCGGCGACGCGGACGCGGCCGACCGCGGCAGCGATCGCCTCGCTCCGCTCGGCGCGGCGGGCCTGGTCGGCCCAGTCGCGCTGCACGAGGAGCTGGTCGACGGCGTCCTGGCGGAGGCGATTCAGCTCGCGCACGGGGATGAACAGGCCCGCCCCGAGTCCGCGGTCGTCGATCGCGCCGAGCGCGAACGGCGACTCGCCGAGGCGGCCGAGCTGCTCGCGCAGCTGCGTCTGGTCGAGCGCTCGCTTGGACGCCGGCGCCAGCGGGACCTCGCTGCGCGCCGTGACGACGTCGTCGCCCGCCGTGAACACCGCCTTCAGCGCGCCGCCGGCGTGGCCGAACACGCGCACGTCGAGGCGCGTCTTGCGGCCCTTGAGCGCGACGGGAAGCGCGGCGTAGCTCTTCCGGGCGCGCTCGAGCAGCGCCGCCTCCGACGTGCGCATGACGCGCCAGCCGGCGGGCACACGCACGCGCGACGCGACCGCCTGCCGCGTGACGCCACCGCGAGTGCCTAACGAACGCACCTCGCTGACGGCGAATCCGGTGCTCGTGCCGGCAGTGCCTAACGGCGGCTCGAACCCGAGGCCGTCGCCGACGGACACCGGCGACGACAGCTCGAGCAGGAGGTCGTTCCCCTCCCGGCCGACGACGACGCCGAGCTCCACGCCGTGGTTATCCGGATGGTCGCGCGTGATGTACTCGCGCCCCGCGCGGCCACCGTACATGCCGCCGGTGAACCCGCGGCTGTAGATCTGCACGAGCGGCTGCACTTCCTCCGGACCGGGCGACGTCCACGCGCCGCGCCCGAGCGCGTCGAGCCAGTCGCGATAGCTCTTCGTGACCGTGGCGACGTACTCCGGCTTCTTCTTGCGCCCCTCGATCTTCAGGCAGCCGACGCCGATCTCGGCCAGCTCGCCGAGGTGGTCGTGCGCGGCGAGGTCCTTCGTCGAGATGAGATAGCCGCGGTCGAGCTCCGCGCCGGTGGTGGCGTCGGTGAGGACGTAGTCCTTGCGGCAGCTCTGCGCGCAGGAGCCGCGGTTCGCGGAGCGCTCGGAGATCATCCCGGACATGTAGCACTGCCCGGAGTACGAGATGCAGAGCGCGCCGTGCACGAACGTCTCGAGCCCGAGGTCGGGCACCGCGTCGCGGATGGCGCGCACGTCGGCGAGCGTGTTCTCCCGCGCGAGGACGACGCGCTCGACGCCGAGCTGCTGCATGACGCGGGCGCCGCTCACGTCGTGCACGGTCATCTGGGTCGACCCATGGATCTCGAGCTGCGGGTAGACCTGCCGGATGAGCCGGACGATGCCGAGGTCCTGGACGATGGCCGCGTCGATGCCGCGGTCGATGCACTCGCCGAGGTACTCGAGCGCGTCGGCGAGCTCCTGCGGCTTGATGAGCACGTTGAAGGTCAGGTAGACCTTCGTCCCCCGGGCGTGCGCGGTGGCGCAGGCCTGCTCGAGCTCGTCGAGGCTCAGCTGCGCGCCGTCGTCGCGGGCGTTGAAGCGGCTGGCGCCGAGGTAGACGGCGTCGGCGCCGTTCGCGACGGCGGCCCGGACGGCGTCGAGCGAGCCGGCCGGGGCGAGGAGCTCGGGGATTGGATGCTGAGCCATAAGCTCAGAAATATAAACGACTTAAGTGGACTTCGGTACCTGCTCGGGTGGGCGATCAGGTCGAAGGCGAGCACTTCTGAGGATCCGACGGCGATCGGAAAGATCGCGGGATCTCTTCATCGCTCCTGGATCCTCATGAGTACTCGCCTCAGTCCTCGTCGTTTCCGCGCCGCGGGCGATTCGGGTAGATGAACCGCAGCAGCACCGCCGCCGCGAGCAATCCGATCGCGACCCAGCGGAGCCAGTCCTGACCGGTCCACATCGAGCCGGCGAACAGGATGCCGGCGATGAGCGCGAGCGCGAGCTTGGCGCGTGTCGGTCCGTCCATCGTCGTCAGGCCGCCCCGGCGGCCGGAAGTCCGAGCCGCTCCGCTTCGTCGGCCGGCACGTGGAGCACCATGCGCAGCAGCGCGGTCGAGTAGACCTTCCCCTGCGCGTCTGTCTTGAGCGAAAGCGTGCCGCCGCCGTCGAGCGCGCCGTGCAGCAGGAAGTTCAGCGCGTTCAGGTTCGGCAGCTCGAAGCGCTCCACCGGGCCGTCGATCATGCCGCGGAAGTGCCCGGCGACGCGCTCCACCGTCAGCTCGCGGGCGAGCAGGTCGTACCACTCGGGCCTGAGCGCGATGACGCCGACGTTCGCGGTGTCGCCCTTGTCGCCGGAGCGGGCGTGGGCGACGTCGACGAGGCGCACGTTCACGCGGTCGCTCACGAGAGCACCTCCACCTTCGTCTGCACGACGCGCTTGTCGACGAGCGCCGGCCAGTACGCGACGATCTCCTCGACCTTCGGCCGGCCGCCCGCGAAGCCGGTCACGCTCGGCGGGCCGTTCAGCACGAGCGGCGCGATCTCGCGCGTGAACCGTTCCACGGCCGCGCGGTCGGGTCCGCGCACGCCGACGCGGAGCTGCACTTCGGGGAGATCGGGCGGCGCGTCGCCGGCGAGCGGTCCGTGCGTCGCCGACGCGCCGACGAACTCCGTCAGGATGTGATCGAACTTCAGGCCCAGCCGATCGAGCCGCTCGCGCAGCACGCGGTCGGCGAGTCGCGCCTTCTCGAGCGCGTCGGGCCATGCGTAGACGAGCGTGCCGACGGCCTTGAAGCCCGCGCGGTAGGCGATCGACACCTTCAGCTTGTCCGTGGCCGGCCGCCCCTCGATGCCGAAGACGCGCACGCGGTTCTCGCCGTCCGGCGCGAGGCAGATGCTGGAGAAGTCGGCGACGACGTCGGGCGTGATGTACGACTTCGGGTCGCCCATCTCGTACACGAGCTGCTCGGTGACGCTGTG
This DNA window, taken from Gemmatirosa kalamazoonensis, encodes the following:
- a CDS encoding AtuA-related protein; this translates as MSDRVNVRLVDVAHARSGDKGDTANVGVIALRPEWYDLLARELTVERVAGHFRGMIDGPVERFELPNLNALNFLLHGALDGGGTLSLKTDAQGKVYSTALLRMVLHVPADEAERLGLPAAGAA
- a CDS encoding RecQ family ATP-dependent DNA helicase — protein: MTTPTLADARRVLRRSFGYESFRLGQERAIEAVFAGRDTLVIMPTGGGKSLCYQVPALLLPGLTVVVSPLISLMKDQVDALTARGLPAAFVNSTLTSSQANERFQRAARGDLKLLYVAPERFDFGNTADRLREMGVSLLAVDEAHCISEWGHDFRPSYLRMRSVRERLGDPVTIALTATATPEVRDDIALQLHLRDPERIVTGFDRRNLHYHVLAVKNDAEKDAGLVQVLDRNPGQAIVYAATRKSVERVQATLQRAKVASVAYHAGLDDAHRHEVQDAFMNEDVRAIVATNAFGMGIDKPNVRLVVHHAMPGSLEAYYQEAGRAGRDGNPSEVFLLHSFPDRFTHEFFIKGSYPERTLVEQVYGRLQRDADRAGLVTAGPQDIALALPGKVSAREVESALRVLSQGEALRSENESMSRVSVRLLATPERIKRELSGDYNQGRELLRALWRVAGKQLETGAVIDLDGLPPGFGGGMGAMPLLEDLQSRQFVEFERAGGGTRLTDPRRPLARFPIDWTQLDRRRRAEMSKLDAMQRYAYHTGCRRQFVLRYFGDAAAGKTAMNCGGCDNCLGIKHELNEPVAASTRARKPSGGTRADRTERLQKAAAQREDPAELAVGPEDAGLFAGLRALRSEIARAEQVPAYVVFPDRTLAELAVRRPRTLAAMSAIRGVGPAKLEKYGERFLDAIRNAASVDAA
- a CDS encoding DUF3656 domain-containing U32 family peptidase codes for the protein MAQHPIPELLAPAGSLDAVRAAVANGADAVYLGASRFNARDDGAQLSLDELEQACATAHARGTKVYLTFNVLIKPQELADALEYLGECIDRGIDAAIVQDLGIVRLIRQVYPQLEIHGSTQMTVHDVSGARVMQQLGVERVVLARENTLADVRAIRDAVPDLGLETFVHGALCISYSGQCYMSGMISERSANRGSCAQSCRKDYVLTDATTGAELDRGYLISTKDLAAHDHLGELAEIGVGCLKIEGRKKKPEYVATVTKSYRDWLDALGRGAWTSPGPEEVQPLVQIYSRGFTGGMYGGRAGREYITRDHPDNHGVELGVVVGREGNDLLLELSSPVSVGDGLGFEPPLGTAGTSTGFAVSEVRSLGTRGGVTRQAVASRVRVPAGWRVMRTSEAALLERARKSYAALPVALKGRKTRLDVRVFGHAGGALKAVFTAGDDVVTARSEVPLAPASKRALDQTQLREQLGRLGESPFALGAIDDRGLGAGLFIPVRELNRLRQDAVDQLLVQRDWADQARRAERSEAIAAAVGRVRVAAEPIAVESVAVPRSFDLRAVAYTVDQAREAAAGGATEIVLDPFLRHPMPPVTRVRALADELRARGIALRLRTPTIVRPEERRLLDKWLALDLPVLSGHLGLVAELGGGGRDVVADYAVNCFNQHTAAELFRLGARRVTLSVELTGDEMAQLAAPWDGERFDVFVYGRPEGMTIEHCVLSAAHDRVATTCRDLCVKHHTNVELTDPAGYTFPVATDYACRNRLLHSRPVDGSEYLPRLWRAGLRGYQLVFNVAGDPVRDIVAGFRAALDALDAGTRPDTAAVRAALGGEFTRGHFARAV